AATATAAACAAAATAAATCGGGAACAAAGCGGCTTTTGCAAAATGCACAATTCCATGAGAAGTTAGTACAGAATACCAAGCTGCAGAAAGACAATACGAAAGGGTAGCAATTATAGCATGATGATGATGATAGAAGATTTTTACGTTTTTTATATTCATTTTCTTAACATTTTTTATAATATTTGCTCCAACATTCACATGGCAGACTAGGATTCTTACATTCATTTCTCTTATCATTTTTTCCAGCTGCTTTGCGAAATTATAAGGAGGAAGATAAAAATGTCTTTCTGATTTCTCTCCTACATCGAGTGACAGTGTATATACTTCATATTTTTCAGAATTATTAAGTGCATTTTTTAAGTTAAAAACGACTCTTTCAATTCCACCGGAAGTTGGCAGAGGAGCATATTGAGAAAGAAAAAAAATCACGGGTTTATCTTTTTCCCCCATTTCAATCCACCTTATAAACAGAAAATAGTATTGAAATTTTTGGATTAGACATTCAAAACCTCCGACAGGAACCTTTTTCCGCCGCTACAATGTGTTTTAAAATTTTCTTTAACTTCTGTTGAATATATTTCGCAGCCTGTAATTTTTTCAGGTATTTTTTCTACGTATCTTTCTTCAAGCTGTATTGAATTAAGCAAGTCCGTAATCCGCTCGGAACGAATCTCCAATTTTAGAACATAAAACGGGCGTTCAAATATTAAACTGAATGCGGTAGCATGGAAACTTGTAGTAATAACTAAATCAGCGTTTGCAACATAACCCAGAAATTCTTCTACAGAAATTCCTTTTACAAAATGCTGTTTTCTGCAAAATAGTTTTCTTAAAGATTTCAGATATACTATTTGAATTACTTTTTTTTCGAGACGTATTGCCGTTTTTTCAACTTCGCTGTCAAAGTTTAGATTATCAGCAATTTTATATGCAAGAATGTAGCCGTTTTGTTTTGGAGCTTTAGCAATTGCCAGCCAAGCATTCTTTGAAAGCAAAAACACAGGATCGCAAACAGCCTTTATGTCTTTTCGGGCTGTCATGCAGGAGATTTTCTCTGCAAGAGTTTTTTCCCTGCATGAAATGCCTTTGAACTTTAAAAGCAATTCTTTTATTTCTTGTTCTTTTATTTCACCGCCGTCGCTTGCGCCGTAGGCAATCTTTACGCCGTCAAAGCCATTGCCAAAATAGGATAGGTCGCCGGCCGTAAGCACGGGATTCCAAATCTGATCCGAGCCGTAAAAAATCATGTCGTATTTCGTGATGTCCGAAGAACCGAGCGAAAGAAAACGTTCCCTGAACTTTTTGAACTGATTCCGCTTCCCAAGGGCAGCCGGAATGTAAAGGAACTGAGTGATATTGGCTCTCAGTTTCTTTCTAATGGACAGGATCCTATACGATTTCTCAATTTCATTGTTTCTATAATCGGCCGCGCAGACTTCATCATTAGGGAACAGCTTTTTCAAACTTTCCTGCAATGCGTAGCACTGCAAAACCGCACCATAATTGTCCGCATTGTGAAAAGTGAGGATTCCGATTTTCATATCAAGCACACTCCTTAAAAGAAGTATGCCAATGAGCATAAACTGACCCAAAAATTTGGAATAATGCGCCGTGTGTTTTTCTTACAATTTTGAGAAAAGAATTATTAGTTGCTGCTCCAGCCATATGTTCTGGCTGAAAAGAGAAATGATTTTTGGCTAACGACGCGTACTGTGCTTCTTAAAACAACTCGCTGTGGGAGTTTATTCTAAATGCTGTCAGCAGAAGCGCATCTTTATATTTTGGCTCAAGAATTTCATCATTAGCAAGACGATTTATTATTGCCTTTGCCAGTTTTCTGTCCGGTGTTGATAGTTTTGCATAATCCTTGTCAAACCGTTTTGTCGCGGCAATTCTATAAACCATGGGCGACATCATACTCATCCATGGAAGCGAAAGTGTTTAGAGTCCCGTTGTGGAACTCCTCTAGAATTTCCGCCTTTAACTCATCTGCATGGGAACTCTGTTTTTTTATGGAAACTTTAGCTTCAGGATACAGCTTACATACGCTTTTCAAGGCAGAGACAAGAGCATTATCCGCATTTTGAATCGTCATATTCACAACCATAAAAAACCTCCGGCAAAATCTTACACAGCCTACATCAAAAATCAATTATCTTTCCAGCGCGCCCCCTTTCATCAGTTTTTTAAGTTTTATTGCCCGTTCCTTTCCGATTAGCAGAACAATAAGTTTCTTTATCTTTGCCCTTAATGTCCGTTCCGGCTTGAAGCAGTGCTTCTTCATGCTCCATTCCAGACCTTGCGTTGCGTAGTCATTGAAGAAGCTTTCTCTGTCGATTCTCGGGCGCGGATAACCGCGCAAAGGGAGGTTTCGTCCGGCGCAGTCGGAAAGCAGGATGTTTTTCACCGTCATAAACTTTCTTGCGTGTCCGAACATTTCCCGGCCTTTCTCCGTATTCACGAGGACAAGGCTTGTACCGCGATTCGAGTTGAACATATCCGGATGCACGTCCTCCGCTCCCCAAAAATCTCCTATTGAGATGTCTGCAACCCTCTCTTTTCCTGCATACTTGCATTCGTAGCAGGACGGCCGCAAAATGCAATCTGTTCCAAGGAACAGATTGTTGAACGCGTCAGTGTTCAACAATTCACCGCGACACGAACCGTCGGAATATGAAATCTTCCTGAACGGCGTTGTCCAGCCTTTTTCTTTTCCGCGGAATTCAAAATCGGTTATCTTCTTTCCGGCTTTTTTCTCGCATAGCCCTATATATTCTCTGAAAATCAGCGGCGGCGGCACTCCGTGGCATATTATCTCGAGCAGGAACAAGTTTACCGGCACTTTCCCGCCGAAAAAGTGCTTTACCGCATCAATCTGACACGGCGTACCGGACACAAGCACCGGCCGCTCAGTTTCCGTCTGCCGTTTTATTTCCGCGTAGGCATTTCCCATGTCGCTCTGCACATACTTCGAGCCGCGGAACAAGTCACGCCTGTCCTTGGAGTCAGCTGCATCGCATATCACATTGAAATCCTTGTCATAGCGATGACCGAATACAACGCCGTTGTTTCCCAAAATACAGTCGGAAATATGGGTGAACATACCGCCGCTCGCGGAGTTTTCAAGGACATCAGCTGAATTCGAGAACGCTGCGCAGAACTGTCCTTCGTCGGCAATCGGCAGCAATGCGCCGCCGGGAACAGAACTTCTGTCCGAAGCCGGGCAGACTTTTCGGCACTGTCCGCAATCTATGCATTTATTGCCGTCAATAATGGGATACCAGAATCCTTCCTCATCAGATTCAAAACTAATGGCATTCGTTTTGCAGACTGACGCACATACCTTGCAGCCGCAGCAGCCCGACTTTACTCCGTCATCAAGAAACACGGCGGAACCTCCCCTTTACTTTCAGCAGCAGGTTCTTCCGCTCGTCCCTGCCCATCCCGACGAGCAGGACGAATATTCCGGAGGACGCGACAGCAGAGAGAACAACCGCAAGAAATTCGACAACCGGATTTGAAACCAGCATCTTCAGCACCACGGGAACGACAGCCGAAAGCAAGGCGACCGAAACGACAGGAACGACAACACTGGCGCCAAATGCCCGCAGGGAAAATGCGGTCAGCCTTTTTACTATCAGGAGACGGACAACAAAGGCAGCAAAAGTTATACAGATTGAAACTACCATTACGGAAACTGCAGGACATCCTGTTTTCAACGCGATATATGAGACCGGTAGATTCAAAAGAAGGATTCCGCCCACGACGCCCTGATACAGCTTTATCTTACCCGTTGCCTGCGCAAGCGTCATAATCGAATAACTTATGGAGTCTATCAACGCATCGATTAAGGCAAGCTGCGTAAAAACCACTGCTAATTCCGGCGGATTCTTGAGCCAGATTTTAAGCACGAAATCCATTTCCAATACAAGCGGAAGCGAGAAAATATACATCAGGAAAAAGGTAATTTTGCACCCATAAAACACAAGGCTGTTGCATTCGTTTTTTTTATTTGAGGCATAACTCTTTATAATCTGCGGGCGCACCGCCGTACTGAAATTCTGGCTGAAACTTGCTACGGCGCTATTCACCTGAGAAGCGATTGCCCTCGCCGCGTTCACTACGGGGGTAAAGAACAGGTTCAAAAGAATGTTCGTAATCTGGTTCTTGAAGACGCCGACCATCGAGCCGAACAGGTTCCATCCCGAATATCCGACGATTTCCCGGAACAGCGCGCCGTCCCGGACAAACCGCACACGGCACTCATCGTAATGGCGGAGGCAGTAAAATCGGTATATCCCCGTATTTATAAATGCAACTGCCGCTAAAAGAACGCCGTAGAGGGAAAGTTTGTCAAACGGCAGAAATTTTAGCAGAAACACAATTCCGAGCTTGAGCGCTGCCTCCGCGATGCTTGCGTAGGCGTAGACGCTCATGTTCTCGTGGGCGATTATTGAAGCCATATACGGGGTTGTAATCAAAGTTAAAAGGAACGAGACGATTGATGCCTGAAAAATCCAGTTTGCCGCAGCCAGCCTCTCCGACGGAATGACCAGCTTGTTGTTCATAAACCACAGCCCCGCCGTCTCCGCCAAGACGATGACAGCAAGCGCAATCAGGACGTAAATCTGTAAGGTAACGGAAAACGTCGTCTTTAAATGTTCCGTGTCGCCCTTTCCTAAGTCGAATGAGAAATACCGCTGGCTTGCGGTCGCCATCGCGCCGCTCAAAAAGCCGAACATCGTGACCACTCCCGCCACGACGTTGTATATCCCGTAGTCCTCCGCGCCGAGCACGTCCAAAACCACGCGCACGGTGTACAAACTCACCAGCATTATAAGTATCTGCCGGAAGTAGAGGAAAAGCGTGTTGCGCGCTATGCGCGAGGTGCTGCTTGCGGTCCCGCCCTCGGTACGGAATGATGTCATCTGCAATCCATTCTCCCCCGCGTGTTAGCGTATTCGGCGGCGCAGACGTTCGCCGCTTTTGAGTGCGCGGTCTGGCAACCGTCAGCAGAAGCTGCTTTTTCCGTGTCGGTTGCGCTCCCCCGCGCAATAGCCGCTTCCCGCTGTGCTTCCGCCGCCGCCCTTGCCACGGCGCACGCAAAACGCGCGCTTCTGTCCGCCGTTCTAAAATCGAGCATAGAGTCCGCCGCGGCAAGCGATTCTACCAATGCCGCGGTGTACACGCCACAGCCGTCAACGCGGAGCACCGGCCGTTCGCCCTCCGTGCACCCTGACAGCCACAAACCGCCGTCCACCGCACAAAGCGCTTCATCACCCAATATGCGTGCCATTGCAAGCTGCCGCTCGTCTGCACCGTCGCCGGTGTCCGCGCAGCACGCGGTTGCACCGTCGTCAGCGTTCCAAATCTCCGCACCGTCATCGTCCGCACCGTCATCGTCCGCCGGAACAAGCGCCGCGCACGTGTCGAACACCGTAACCTGTTTTTTGCATGTTTCTTCTATATAACTACGCTTAATTTCCGTGCCGCCGACGGAGAAGCCGTCCCCTGTCAGCCCGTCGTGCTCGTTTCCGCAGAAATACAGGAACAGAAAATCAGTTCCGCATTCCGCAGCACGCCGCAGAATGAATTTCAGCAGGGGAACGTCAACGCCTTCGGGAAGAATCAAAATCTCCCTGTCCGCCCAAGCGCCGCCGGCCGTACTTTTGAGAAAATCGTATATGCTGCAAATTGATTTCTGCTGGAATCCCGCTTTAGAGGAAGTTCCGGCAAGAACGGCGTAACGAATCAAAGATATCTCCCAAATTTCCAAAACAATAAAATCATAGTATAATAGGCACATCATTTTATGCTTTACCTACATTCTACACTAATTTAGTGTACTTGTAAATAAATAAAGCACAAATTTTTAGTATTCTATTTCTATGGATTTTCGTTCTAGATTAAGAGAAGAAATTGAATATTCAGGGATGCTCTATAAGGAAGTTGCAGCAAAAGCAGGAATTACAAAGCGAACGATGGACAGTTATGTAGGAGCACGAGGGTGTATGCCGTCTGCAGATATTGCCGTTAAAATTGCACAAGTTCTTGGCGTAAGCGTGGAATATCTTGTAACGGGGAATGAAGCAGAAAACTCAATTTCAAAAAAGGATTATCATATTATCACATGCCTGAAAAAACTTCCTGATTATGAACGCAATGCGCTTGAACAATATATAGAAACAATAGCAAAGTCACAAAACTAAAAACATTGTTTTTTCCGGATAATCCGAGACTGTCCGCCGGCTCGTCCGAAATGGCATAAACATTTATAAGCAACGCAGCGTGCGGCGTTTCACCTCACCCGTATCGTTGTCATAAATACAGTCTATAAACAATTACCGTGCGTCACCACTCTCCCTTGCAGAGAGTCTCCTCCCTTGCAGGGAGGGGGTTGTTCTGATATACTGGTTCCATGCAGGGAACCGTTTTAAACGGCAGCAACAACGTATTTGCCGTAGAATGCGACGACGGAGTCATCCGCCACTGTTCGATAAAAGGAAAAAAGCTTAAAGATTCTCAAGGATATTACAACCCGTTGGCCCCCGGCGACCGTGCGGAAATTCAGCCCGATGAACTGGACGAAGAATCGGGGCAGATTCTCTCACTCGTTCCGCGCAAAAACGAATTC
This sequence is a window from Treponema brennaborense DSM 12168. Protein-coding genes within it:
- a CDS encoding helix-turn-helix domain-containing protein; the encoded protein is MDFRSRLREEIEYSGMLYKEVAAKAGITKRTMDSYVGARGCMPSADIAVKIAQVLGVSVEYLVTGNEAENSISKKDYHIITCLKKLPDYERNALEQYIETIAKSQN
- a CDS encoding polysaccharide pyruvyl transferase family protein, with translation MKIGILTFHNADNYGAVLQCYALQESLKKLFPNDEVCAADYRNNEIEKSYRILSIRKKLRANITQFLYIPAALGKRNQFKKFRERFLSLGSSDITKYDMIFYGSDQIWNPVLTAGDLSYFGNGFDGVKIAYGASDGGEIKEQEIKELLLKFKGISCREKTLAEKISCMTARKDIKAVCDPVFLLSKNAWLAIAKAPKQNGYILAYKIADNLNFDSEVEKTAIRLEKKVIQIVYLKSLRKLFCRKQHFVKGISVEEFLGYVANADLVITTSFHATAFSLIFERPFYVLKLEIRSERITDLLNSIQLEERYVEKIPEKITGCEIYSTEVKENFKTHCSGGKRFLSEVLNV
- a CDS encoding Coenzyme F420 hydrogenase/dehydrogenase, beta subunit C-terminal domain, translated to MFLDDGVKSGCCGCKVCASVCKTNAISFESDEEGFWYPIIDGNKCIDCGQCRKVCPASDRSSVPGGALLPIADEGQFCAAFSNSADVLENSASGGMFTHISDCILGNNGVVFGHRYDKDFNVICDAADSKDRRDLFRGSKYVQSDMGNAYAEIKRQTETERPVLVSGTPCQIDAVKHFFGGKVPVNLFLLEIICHGVPPPLIFREYIGLCEKKAGKKITDFEFRGKEKGWTTPFRKISYSDGSCRGELLNTDAFNNLFLGTDCILRPSCYECKYAGKERVADISIGDFWGAEDVHPDMFNSNRGTSLVLVNTEKGREMFGHARKFMTVKNILLSDCAGRNLPLRGYPRPRIDRESFFNDYATQGLEWSMKKHCFKPERTLRAKIKKLIVLLIGKERAIKLKKLMKGGALER
- a CDS encoding lipopolysaccharide biosynthesis protein, with translation MTSFRTEGGTASSTSRIARNTLFLYFRQILIMLVSLYTVRVVLDVLGAEDYGIYNVVAGVVTMFGFLSGAMATASQRYFSFDLGKGDTEHLKTTFSVTLQIYVLIALAVIVLAETAGLWFMNNKLVIPSERLAAANWIFQASIVSFLLTLITTPYMASIIAHENMSVYAYASIAEAALKLGIVFLLKFLPFDKLSLYGVLLAAVAFINTGIYRFYCLRHYDECRVRFVRDGALFREIVGYSGWNLFGSMVGVFKNQITNILLNLFFTPVVNAARAIASQVNSAVASFSQNFSTAVRPQIIKSYASNKKNECNSLVFYGCKITFFLMYIFSLPLVLEMDFVLKIWLKNPPELAVVFTQLALIDALIDSISYSIMTLAQATGKIKLYQGVVGGILLLNLPVSYIALKTGCPAVSVMVVSICITFAAFVVRLLIVKRLTAFSLRAFGASVVVPVVSVALLSAVVPVVLKMLVSNPVVEFLAVVLSAVASSGIFVLLVGMGRDERKNLLLKVKGRFRRVS